The nucleotide sequence TCAGTCCCAAGTCACGTGGATTACAAAAGCATTTAAAGCGATGGAAAATGCGTTCAATGGCTTACGTATTTTATCAGTCACCTCTCTGAGTCACTGGGGACGATGCAATTATTCTTCAACTGAGTTAGTAAATTCATTTTGGATGTGCAAAAGAAACTAGATCAAAGGTCGattaacactttcaaaattagAATGATTTGCCGCAGATAATTTAGAATTGATAGTAAGTCATGGACAGTCTTCCTGATATATCATCGAAACGGAAATACCCCACTGTGATTACATTCGAAATATACTCTCTTGTTTGCTTTATTACCAGAGAGATTGAAAGTTATTTCGCTTCAGTTCCCTACAATAATTAGCCCTCAAAATCTACTCGTATCACAATAGTGCGCTCTGGTTCTAAAAAGAACTGAAATATTCGAAATATTTCGAACGTACGAAGTCAAAAGTTTCATAAGTAAAGATATCAATCAAAAGTACAACGAAGAATTTGCTCATCAAAATGGAATAAATACGCTGAcgcacaaatttttttttcccgtaaaTGTATATACGCGCAAAGGCTATTGTCGAGTAACTTTTTCGCATTAACCTTTGACACCCTCTCATCAATACGTGTATTCTCCGTACTGCTCTCTATTCATTTCCTATAGTACTGACTTGGAGAAATTGTTTGACAATGACGatcttcttcagttggtgatcgATTTCCTTATCCTCAcgaccttagtgtttgattcagcagtaatGCTGTAGTGAGAATTTAGATCCCAGTCACTAAAGGGTTTAACATTAACCAAATTTACCGGAGGGGTATGAACATGGTTATTTGTAAAGCGGTGCCTAAATATAGAGACACGAGTAACAGATGCACAGTTCCACTCCCTAATCCAGAGTGCTGTCCTGCTCGCAGAGTCGAAGCTTTCTCTCACTCAGTCAACTTTTTCACCAGCGCCTCTGCCTCGCTAACCGCACTGCCGTCGACAATGTACCTGTCGACGAACGAATCATCAAAGCAGCTCGTTAAGAAGATCCTTGAAGGTTCCTCCTCCACTCTGTGGACCCTGAACACCTCATATGGTGGAAGCAGTACTTCATCCTCCTCGGGAAAAGCCGAAAGCATCTTAATGGAAGCTCCTATCCTAGTGACAATGACAAACTGACTTCCGTTCGATTTTTTCTGGAAGTCCTCTGCTACTTTGATATTACCGGTGGATGAGGTGTAAGAGCCAAATCGTACTATTTGACCAGGTTTTGCGGTAAATCGTATGTTGACACCGCGGTAAACGATTCTTGTGCGACTTTCTTTGGGCGTGGCCGCGAGAATTTTCCGGCAAGCCTCTCGGAGAAGGTACGATAGAATTGGGAAATCCATGCCATCGCCTGTGTAACCTCTCCTGGTGTCGCTGTTGAAATAGCGATACACAGGTGGATTCTCCAACGTGTAACAAATGACAGCGAAAATCTCGTCATCTGTCAGACCAGCGCGGCCAGAATTGATTTCAagtgtttctttcatttgagGCCATTTCTTCATGGCTTCTTCATATCCAGCGTGAATAAGAGCGTTCTTTTTACCCTCGTATGCCAATCCCCTCCTCATCATTGTCACCATGATTTCACCGGGAAAGGACACAGCGAAGCTGCTTTCTGCCAGCCCCATTTGTATAACGTTCGCAAAGGTGGAGAACCTGTTATATTCAGTCTCTGAAACTGCGGCTGGATGTATCACTTTCAGAGGAAAGAACCCTTCCGGCGGGATGTGGACGAAGGGATTCGTTTCAGTGCCTAAGTTAATCTGTACCCTCTCTCCTCTCATGAGGGACAAGCATGGATAGACAGCCCCCTCGAACGTTACTCCTGAAAAGGCGCAGCCCATTTCTCCTTCCCAATCACCGTTCAAACCGAAGCTAACCTCTCCGTCTTCCAAATTGACAGCCATGCAAATCACATCACCAGCCTTCCACCGTCGGCcatattgttttttcttattattgtgCCACTTCAAACCCCTCATTCCGTCGTAGGCCCACGAATGCTGATCATCCCCACAGCCTTTGCCTTCGTCAGCTACGGCCGTAAAGCTTTCGTCTGCCCACCCAAGCTGCATGTAGCCGCCTGTATTTGTTTTGcattcaaaataaaactttccTTGTGTTTGCCGAAGTGGTTTCAGCACTACAGTCGGAGCGGCGCGCTGCGCAAAGATTTCTATCGGCGGGCCCTCCAGAATGACGGCTGCCTCTTGGTAGCTATCAGCTCCTTCGACTGTTGCCAAAGCTTTGTAGTCCATATCCATGGTTCAGCCACTGTCTTTCTATATCACTAAGTTGAATGCTGCCAAAAGACTATTTCCACTTATCGCTCTATTGAAAGTTTGATGTTGTACGGAGCTCAATATTGAGTGCTCGTAACTTTTGCGTGCATTATTTCACGCGCTTAACTATATAGGCAAAGGCCGTTTGCTCGATTTTCCCCGTAATTAGGAAGACTTTGTCTTTTCAGCGTATTCACGAGAACTCGGCGCGCCATTTATTTTTCCCTTATTTTGATACATACTCAGTATACCCTTCGATCCTTTGTTTTGGTATCTACGAGTCGCTAGTTATTCCCTTCGCGATTATAGGAAACGACGCGTAGCTAATCTGGTAATTGATGCATCtttattcatatatttaaattacaattaaaatattttatcttctgTTAACAGTCAGTTATGTGCATACTTTAGTGGGGTTTATTTATGGTCACGACATTCTCCGGAacggttgaaaaaaaaacccactaaaatgatgaaaattattattatttgctcTTTATCATGCAAAATAGTTTCATTTGTGACTACTGCTTCCTACCATGGAGGCGAAGCCACAAATGTTACCGAAATGAGTGAGTGAGTTACGGAGTCCTGGATGGTAAAGGAACAGTGGAAAGCAGAACTTCACCCGATTTTGACCCATGTCACTTAATGTTTATTTCGGAGTATCCTCTTAGATCGACATTCGCACTGGAGATCGTTAGGCGTAGcatataataaagaaaaaagaatgcCTTCgagacaaattattttgtgcCTAAGACAAAAGAAGATGACATGTTGTcagttcttgccgtgacactGCAGAAAAAGTTGACTGAGTGAGAGAAAGCTTCGACTCCGCATTATgtataattttttgaaaatttatttctttaaagaatGAGGGttttaccgtttgaatcagcgaatTATGCCCAGTAGATTTCACAAATAATTTCGGCGCgtaatttaaaacaaacctgcgaggatctcttagatttgtttcttcaccgcagtgcaaatatatgaatttcatatatccaaaatcattaaaacaaaccttttcaCTTGCAGTGATATCTACATAGGTGTGATCTGCACATCGTGAAACCTTTGaggtgaaatttttctttttcgaagagagagcattttaccatttgaatcAGCGACTATTGCCCAAAAGAGGCGCCAAATAGGTGACCATACCTCGAGTATATTCGATAGAATGATggaacggtggaatggcggaatgaCGGAATATCATAACGCGCAATGCcttgttgtatgaaacaaaCGTCCCACAAAAATTGAATTGCAATGAATTAAGAAAGTCATTTATGATgtaaagggaaaattaaagaaagggTAGTTT is from Pocillopora verrucosa isolate sample1 chromosome 7, ASM3666991v2, whole genome shotgun sequence and encodes:
- the LOC131782687 gene encoding uncharacterized protein; the protein is MDMDYKALATVEGADSYQEAAVILEGPPIEIFAQRAAPTVVLKPLRQTQGKFYFECKTNTGGYMQLGWADESFTAVADEGKGCGDDQHSWAYDGMRGLKWHNNKKKQYGRRWKAGDVICMAVNLEDGEVSFGLNGDWEGEMGCAFSGVTFEGAVYPCLSLMRGERVQINLGTETNPFVHIPPEGFFPLKVIHPAAVSETEYNRFSTFANVIQMGLAESSFAVSFPGEIMVTMMRRGLAYEGKKNALIHAGYEEAMKKWPQMKETLEINSGRAGLTDDEIFAVICYTLENPPVYRYFNSDTRRGYTGDGMDFPILSYLLREACRKILAATPKESRTRIVYRGVNIRFTAKPGQIVRFGSYTSSTGNIKVAEDFQKKSNGSQFVIVTRIGASIKMLSAFPEEDEVLLPPYEVFRVHRVEEEPSRIFLTSCFDDSFVDRYIVDGSAVSEAEALVKKLTE